The DNA sequence ATTATATTATTGTTAAAATCTTATAATTCAGTTCGTTAATTTGATTTACCACTCTCATCATTTTGAGAGTTAACCCCCTCTTGTTCTGGAACAACCTCTATTTTGGTTTTTAAAACAAAATCGTAGGCTTGCTCTAAATATTTGATATGCTCAGAAGCCAACGGTTCAAATTTTGCAAACTTTACCAAGTCGGCTGTTTCAAGGAACTCGAGCAATTTTGTTTGTAACTCTTTTTCAATCACCTTTTTAACTTTCAGTATCTGCGATATATCAGTTGTGGAGCTTTCAAGAGCCATTATCTCATATCGTAGTTCAAGGTATCGTCTCAGAATTTCAGAAAGTTTTGAATAGTAGTCTTTTATCTGCCCTCGTTGCCAATATTTCTTCTCGGAGAGCAAATCGAGTTCGCGCAACGCATAAACGTGAGCCTCCTCCTTGGGAATCTCCTCAACTATTTCAACTACTTTTCTCTTACGGTTTTTCAATAGCCAAAGAACCAAAAAGACAATAATTAAAGCTATAACTATTATTATCAAATAAGGCATATACTCATGAAAGAACTCCTTGATGGTCAGCGGAGTATCTAACGGCAATTTTATATCAGCTACTCTTGTTTCTGCGCTATCAATTTGGATTGTTTGTACCCCAAAAAAGAGTGGATTAGTATAAATTGTGTCAACTACATTAGATTTATAGCGCAGCATCACTGCAATTGGGTTAATATAATAATATCCGCTATCGAACGATGTTAATACATAACGTTTTCTGATTATTGAACGGCCGTTATCATCAATTGTGTCAAATGGTAAATCTTTAAGAATTTCAACGTTCTTGATGATTGTATCAGTGTAAACAGGAAATTGAACAAAAGCAGAGTCATAATTTTCAACATCAATTTGCAGTGTAACATGGTCGCCAATAAGAAGCAGTGTAGTATCTAAATCTGCTTTTGCCTGTGGCATACGCAGACTTGTTTGCGCATGACTTTTTACCACAAACATTGATATTAATAGTAGTAAAAATATCTTTGATATAATTCTCATATTCAACTATTTAGTTATTTATAATAGTCTATGGTATAGACTATTACATCGAACGCATTTTAAACATTTTCATTAAAGGTATTACATAATCCTCGTCTGTTCGTATATCAACAGAGTCAACACCACTTCGAGTAATTGACTTGGAAAAATATTGACTCAATTTCTCTTTCCATTGTTGATATAGCTCGCGGTTTTTGGTTCTTGAAGTATCAACCCAAAACTCTTTGTTAGTTTCGGCGTCCAACATTCTAATCAATCCTACATTTGGCAAAGCGTCTTCAAGCGGATCACTAATTCTTAGAGCAACTAAATCGTGCTTGTTGTTGGCTATCATCATGGAACGTTCGTAGCCTGTATCAATAAAATCGGATATAAGAAAGGCTGTGCAACGCTTTTTTATTGCTCCCGTGAAAAACTCCAATGCATTGTTAATATCGGTTCCTTGTTCTTCGGGTTCAAAAGTTAGTAACTCGGTGATAATCCGCAATATATGTGTACGTCCTTTTTTAGGTGGAATAAATTTTTCTATCTTATTTGTAAAGAAAATAACTCCAACTTTATCGTTATTTTGAATTGCCGAGAACGATAGCACAGCTGCGAGTTCGGTCATCAAATCACGCTTCATTATACTGTCGGAACCGAAGTTGCGCGAGCCGCTTAAATCTACAATCAACATTACGGTTAACTCTCGTTCCTCTTCAAAAACCTTTACATACGGGTGATTGAAACGAGCCGTGACGTTCCAGTCTATATCCCGAATCGGGTCGCCGTATTGATATTCGCGAACCTCGCTAAATGTCATTCCCCTACCTTTAAATGCGGAATGATATCTACCGGCAAAAACCTGTCGAGTAAGACCTCTGGTTTTAATCTCAATCTTACGGACTTTTTTTAATAAATCACTTGTTTGCAAAGTACTTAATTTAAATGTTCGTAATTTTTCTTAACTAAAAACTGAAATTAACCACTATGGCACCTCAATTGTATTTAGCACTTGATCAATAATATCCTCAGAGGTAATATTCTCTGCTTCAGCTTGATATGTAACACCTATTCTGTGTCTTAAAACATCGTGGCACACGCTTCTGATATCCTCAGGTATAACATATCCACGGCGTTTGATAAAAGCATAAGCCTTTGCCGCGCGAGCCATACTGATACTTGCACGAGGAGAGCCTCCATAAAATATCATCTCTTTTAACTCGGGCAGTTTATATTGATCTGGAAATCGTGTAGCAAACACAATATCAACAATATATTTCTCTATTTTTTCGTCTAAATAGACCTCTTTTACAACTTCACGAGCTTTAACAATCTCGTCAGCTGTAACAACTTTGTTGGCTTTTGGATACTCTTTTAATAAGTTTTGTCGCATTATCAGCTTCTCTTCTTCTATGGCAGGATAATCAACAACCGCTTTGAGCATAAAACGGTCCATTTGCGCTTCAGGTAGTGGATATGTTCCCTCTTGCTCAATTGGGTTTTGCGTTGCCAATACCAAAAAAGGATTTGGAAGCTTATGCGTTGTATCGCCGATTGTTACTTGCTTTTCCTGCATTGCTTCGAGCAAAGCACTCTGAACTTTAGCAGGCGCACGGTTAATCTCATCAGCCAAAACGAAATTTGTAAAAACAGGTCCTTTTTTTACTTCAAAGGTCTCTTTCTTTTGACTGTAAATCATTGTGCCGATAACGTCTGCAGGCAAAAGGTCGGGAGTAAATTGAATGCGGTTAAAACCGGCATCAACCGTTTGAGCTAATGTGCTAATTGCCAATGTTTTTGCTAATCCGGGCACGCCTTCGAGTAAAATATGTCCATCGGACAACAAGCCTATTAAAAGGCTCTCAACTAATTTTTTTTGCCCTACGATTACCTTATTCATTTCCAGAATAATAAGCTCAGTAAATGCGCTCTCTAATTTTATACGCTCATTTAGTTCACGAATATCAACTGTCGAATTCATATTTATAAAAGTTAAGTTTAAATTTGCATTTTAAGAAACATCTACAAAGGTAACGTCCTTTATTGATGTTTGGTTTGATTTGAGTGTAAACTTTAACTGAATTTTAACTGAAATGCGATATTTTATAAAAATTGCTTTCTGCGGAACTAACTATTTCGGGTGGCAAAAACAGCTAGATGCAGTGACTGTACAGGAGGTTCTTAGTGAACGGATATCGAAACTGTTACGCTCTGAAACCGATATTGTGGGCGCCGGCAGAACGGACACGGGTGTACACGCATTGGTGTATTACGCTCATTTCGACACTGTTGAAAAAATCGAGGATTGTGAAAATATGGTTTACAGACTAAACAAAATGTTGCCAAACGATATTGTTGTTTATGATATTTTTAGTGTCGATAGCAATGCGCACGCCCGATACGATGCGATTTCGAGAACTTATCACTACTACATTGATACGCAAAAAAATCCGTTTACCGAGAAATTTATGAGCTATCGCTATCAGCCAACCGATTTTGATTTGATGAACGAGGCTGCAATGTATCTGCTACAGGTCTCAGATTTTAGCAGTTTTTGTAAAACGGGAAGTGATAATAAAACCACTATCTGTAAGGTTACCGAAGCGCAATGGCATCAAATAAACAGCTCGCAATACTTTTTTAGAATTACCGCCGACCGCTTTTTAAGGAATATGGTCAGGGCGATTGTAGGGACACTGTTTGACGTTGGAGAGAAGAAAATCAGTTTGGACGAGTTCTATTCAATTATAAATAAGCGCGATAGATGCGAAGCGGGGGAATCTGTTGAGGCTAAGGGGTTGTTTTTGGCAGATGTTAGGTATCCGTTTATTAAGGGAAAAGACGGTATATCAATTAATCACGAACCCTTAATTTTTATATAAAAATATTGCCAAATAGTTGTATATTTGAAAGCTGATTATTAAACTGTTAACTATTATTTCGTGAATAAAAACTCATTTAACCCACACGATACAGGAATAAAAAATGGAAACTATTTCGGTTTCCCCAATAATCCTGATTCTTGCGATGTCCTGCTAATAAGCGTTCCGTGGGACGTTACTGTCTCATACAGACATGGGACATCACTCGGTCCAGAGTCAATAATTGAAGCATCTGTACAGTTAGATTTCTTCGATTACGAGATTAAAAATGCTTGGGAAACATCAATTGCTTCACTGCCAATTAGCAATGAAATAAAAAAGCAAAACTCTGAACTTAGAAAGCTTGCAGAAGAGATAATCCAAAAATTGGAACTTGGAGAGCCTTTAGACGAAAAACTAATTAATAATCAGAAGCATATAAACGCTCAATGCGCAAAGCTAAACCGCTCAATAAAAGATATTTGCTCCGCTCACTTATCCGACAATAAACATATTGGAATTGTAGGTGGCGACCACAGTGTTCCGTTAGGTTTGATTGAAGCTCTTTGCGAAAAACACGATAGCTTTGGAATACTACATATTGACGCTCACGCCGATTTAAGAGATAGTTACGAGGGGTTTGAATTTTCTCACGCCTCAATTATGTTTAACGTATTGAAACATAAGAATATATCTAAACTCGTACAGGTTGCTATTCGTGATGTCTCTGCACCAGAGGTTCTCCTATCTGAAACTGATAAAAGAATTTCTGTTTTTTCAGACTACCATTTGAAAGAGGCTGAATACAACGGAAAAACATGGAACCAACAGTGTTTAGAGATTGTTGAACAACTGCCCGAAAAGGTCTATATCAGTTTCGATATTGACGGACTTACGCCCGACCTATGCCCAAACACAGGAACTCCCGTTCCCGGCGGATTGGATTTCAACAAAGTTATACACCTACTGCATGTTTTACACCGCAGTGGTAAAACTATTGTTGGATTCGATTTGTGCGAAGTAGCCCCCGGCAAGGATAACGATTGGGATGCGAACGTTGGGACGAGGGTTTTATATAAACTTTGCCAGATATCAATTAACAATGAACAATTACGAATTACGAATACGGTTAGCTGAGCGGAGCGTTATAACTTTCCATATCACTTTTTCTTCAAATAGGAGCACTTTTTAATTCCTGTTTTATGAAAAAAGTATTTGAAAGAAACTCCAATTACTCCCAACCCATATTTTATACTACGACTAAGATTAATTGATGAGGCTTCCTTAAAGTATTTTGTAGGGCAAGTTATTTCAGCTATTTCAAACCCTGCATTGAAAACTTGTGCTATCATTTGGTTGTCGAAAATAAAGTCATCTGACAGCTTTTCATAATCTATTGACTGTAAAACATTAGCCGAAAAAGCTCTGTAACCTGTATGATATTCTGAAAGTTTTTGATTTAGCATTATATTTTGAAACAGGGTTAACATTCTGTTAGCTATATATTTATATATTGGCATGCCTCCACGTAATGCTCCTCCACCCAATATTCGAGAACCAAAAACAACCGGGTAAGCATCATTAGCTATCAAATATGCCATTGAATGAATTAATGCAGGATCGTACTGATAATCAGGGTGAAGCATTATTACAATATCTGAATTTAGTTCTAATGCCTTATTGTAACAGGTTTTTTGATTTCCGCCGTATCCTCTGTTTTTTTCGTGTTTAATAATGTGTTTAATCCCTATTTTGTTGGCTACTTCAATCGTATTATCTTTACTGCAATCATCGACCAATACGACATTATCGACAATATCAAATGGAATTTCGTTATATGTTCTTTCGAGTGTTTGCTCTGCGTTATAAGCTGGTAAAACAACAGTAATTACTTTATTCTTTATCATAATCGGTTTTTAAAACATCTTTTCTGGTGATAAATACAAATCCGTTTTTCTCACCTATCACTTTTAAATTTGGATATTTGTTTAAATAATTTTCCACCCTATCATTTTTCGACACAAAATATACATCTTTATCAACATGCCCATTTATCAGCCAATCTTTATTACTACTTTCTAAGCTTTCACTTTTAGGTTTTAACGTGTAAAAATAGTGTGCATAGCTTTTAAATCCAAGCGTTTCGACATATACATCAGCATCTTGCATTGATTTATAGAAATCAATTGCTGCTCGTTGTGTATATCCTTCAACTTTGGTAATCACGAATATAAGCGTAAGATTGATATATAAAAATGAGGATATAGCAATAGCTAACAAACCACGTTTAATATTTATTTTAATCGTTAATAAATAATATAGCACCCCTATCAACAATACTAAACCGATAATAAATTCAAATCCCGTCCAATTAACATCTGCTTGCAAGTTGGCAACTGCAAAGACATCTTTTATTCTGCCCTTAACCAATAACCAAGGCTTAATATTATCAAAAACAGATATAAGAAACATTGGTATTGCAAAAATCAGGGCAACAAGGATAATCAAAACATTTGTCCACCATTTTACCCGGTGCTTTTTATTAACAATTTCATAAATGCTCCATGTTGCAAGATATGTGACAGGAAAATAAGCAAGCGATGAGTAGTGTAATATCTTGGTTTTTACTATGGTAAATAGAATCAAAACCGTAAACAATAGAATTATCATTACTTGACGAATATGTTTCTCGTAATCTGTTATTGATTTTGGCTTACGTAATCCCAACAAAGCAAAAATAGAGGCAGGGAAAACACCCAAAAAGACTACCACAAAATGGTATAATAAAAAGCCTCCATGTCCGGCATCCTGCGTTTTAAAAAGTCTGATTTGATACTCTATAAAATCAGCCATTACATGATAGTTTCCTGTTAATATCTGTAGGATAAACCAAAAGCCACCTGTAAAAGCTAAAACACCTATGAAGAGTAATATATCTTTAATTTTGAATTTAATTTCAAATTTCCTAATAATCAACAATATAGCCCCAACCAAAGCAAAGATTAAAATTGCGACAGGACCTTTTGTAAGAGTACCTAAACCAATAAACAGACCCGACAGGATTGCCTGACGTGTTCTTCTTCCCGTATAATCCTTATCTGCGTATTTCGTTGCATGATATATACCCAGGAAAATAAACAGATTGAACCACGGGTCAATTATTCCTGATTTGAAATAGAAAAATGGCAGAAACGAGCATGCATAACTTAAGACCCAAATAATCCCAAAAGTTTTGTTTTTCATCTCTTTACCCATTCTGTAAAGGACTAATAGTGTAACAACACCGCATATTGCATTTGGGAAACGTGCTGCAAATTCATTTACACCAAATATCCACATTGATAGTGCCTGCATCCATATAAAGAGCGGAGGTTTTTCCCAAAACGGCTCGAAATTAATTTGGACTGTCAGAAAGTCGCCTGTTACCAACATCTCTCTGGCTGACTCTGCAAAATTAATTTCGTCCCAGTCAAACAGATTAACCTGACCTAAAAATAACGAAAATATAATTATACCTAATACAGAGATAATTATATAGTTTTTGTCTTTAATTTTTAAACCCAAAATTGAAAATAGTTACTTAATAAAATTCCACAAAAATAGGCATTTACGCTGTTTTGCAAAGGTAGATAAAAATCGTCGATTGAGGCTAAAAAAATTAATTTGATTTTTTCTTAATAAAACAAAATTTGATTGTTATATATAATATTAAATCATACATTTGTATTGTATTTTTATCGTTTAACACTCTTACCACATATATCTGGTACATAATCATTTGCATTTACGATTGTCGTAAAAAGAGTTTACAAAACAAGAGTGTTTAAATAGTAAAACTACAATAAAATAACTTTAAACTCATCTATGCAAATGTTTATTGGATTAACTTACGACTTAAAGTCATTATACCTGTCACAAGGTTACCTGCCGGACCAGGTTGCTGAATTTGATTCAGAGGAGACAATTTCAGCCATTGAAAACACACTAAACTTATTGGGACACAAAACCGAACGCATTGGCAATATTCATGAACTTACAATAGCATTAGCAAAAAGGAAGCGCTGGGATTTAGTATTTAACATCGCAGAGGGCATGTTTGGTCGCGGACGTGAAGCACAAATTCCTGCTCTATTGGAAGCGTTCGAAATTCCATTTACCTTCTCCGATTCATTAACGATGGCACTTACACTTGAAAAATCTGCAACAAAAAGATTTTTAAGAGATCAAGGTATTAGCACGGGAGCTTTCTGGGTAATCGATTCTATGGATGAGTTGAAGAAGCCTAATTTCAATTATCCGTTATTTGTTAAACCTGTTGCAGAGGGCAGCGGTAAGGGCATCGATGAAGCGCCTATCGTGAATAATTTTCGTGAACTAAAAGCTGACGTTGAAAAATTGCTTACAATATATGGTCAGAGAGTGCTGATTGAGGAATACTTACCTGGTAGGGAATTTACTGTTGGTATTGTGGGTACAGGGAAAAACGCCAAAGTTATCGGTAATATCGAAATTATTTTCACAGATCCAAAAAGTAACAAGATTTACAACCTTGAAACTAAAAACGATTATGAAAACAGGGTTATATACAAACCATGTTCGGGTCCTCTCTCAAAAGCCTTACACGAGCTTGCTTTAAAAACCTACCGACTACTAAACTGCCGCGATGCTGGACGAGTTGATATTAAACTTAATAAAGTTGGAGTTCCAACATTTTTAGAAATCAATCCATTAGCAGGAATTAATCCCATACACAGCGATTTGCCAATACTATCAAGAATGAATGGACTTGACTATACAGAACTAATCAGGCTAATAATAGCATCGGCTTCGGAAAGAGTTGTAAATAATAAACATGTGTTGTTTGATTACTATTCTACTATCGGAAAATCAGTCAAAAATCGCAACACACAAAAATGAAAATAGCAATTTTATATAACAAAGTCAGCGAAAATGCCGCCGATGATGAGAGTGATGTTTTAGATCAGGTTGAGTTAGTTGAAAATAATCTTATAAAACTTGGACACACAGTTAAGCATATACAGATAACTTTGGATATGCAAAGCACTAAAAATGAACTTATTGACGGAGATTACGATGCTGTTTTTAATCTTGCTGAAAGTATTGACAATCACGGAGAGTTAATCACTTTTGGACCTGCATTAGTTGATGTCCTAAAAATTCCATATTCAGGCTCATCTTATGAAGCGATATTTTTGACGACCAATAAGCCTGTAACAAAAATTCTGTTAGAACATAGCAGTATTCTTACGCCTCAGACAATTTCACCTCAGAATATCAACGCAATAGATATAAATAAAAGATATATAATAAAGCCTATCTGGGAAGATGGCTCGCTGTTTCTTGACGAGGATTGCGTTGTGTATGGCAAAGAACTGATTGATAGAATAATAGATATTGATTTCAGATACTTTTTTGTGGAACAATATATTGACGGGAGAGAGTTCAATATCAGCATATTAGCACAGTTGTCTAAAGAGCCACAAGTGCTAAAACCTGCTGAAATTGTTTTTAAAAATTATTCTGGCGATAAACCGAAAATTGTTGGATACTCAGCAAAGTGGGCGGAAGAGAGTTTTGAATACAAAAACACGGTTAGAGAGTTCCCTTCTATTGGCCAAACCCTTCATGATAAGCTAAATAAAGTTTGTACAGACTGTTGGAAACTGTTTAAACTTAAGGGTTATGCTCGTGTTGACATTCGCTTAGACGAGCACGAAAACCCTTATGTTCTTGAGATTAACGCAAACCCCTGCATAAGCCCCGACAGTGGCTTTGTGGCTGCATTAAAAGAGAGTGGAATTACAGAAACAGAGGCTATTGAACGGATAATTAATGATTTGAATAACTAAAACTAACGTAAGTCATTGTAACAACATGGATATCAGCAATATAAAACTACGCACAAATATCAATAAAGAAGATCTTATCACATTACCAGAAATAACTAAGCTAAGTGAATACTTTTACGATGAAGAGGTTGAAATTGTTGAAGAAATTGCAAATGAAACATATAACAACCCAATATGTGGGTATTTATGGGTAATTGCCGAAGTTGACAATAAAACTGTTGGATTTGCAACATACGGCAAAGTTCCAGGCTCATTCCATTCTTGGGATTTATATTGGATAGTAACTGGTAAATCGCTTAAAGGGTGCGGTATTGGTAAAAAAATTTTAAATTTTGTTGAGTCTGAAGTGGTAAAAAACAGTGGGAAATTACTAATTGCCGAAACCAGCGGAAGGGAGTTATATTACGATACTCGAGCATTTTATATTGCATGCGGATATATGTTAGAAGCTGTTATTAAAGAGTTTTACGGTCCGTCTGATGACAAAATGTTTTATGTGAAAAGGTTTTAAAACTATTACCGCATATTTAACAAAAAAGGAACGGCAGGCTCCTAAAAAGGTACACCCACCGCACAACAAAAGTACAATACTTTTTATTAAAAACCAAACAAAGTAAATTAGTTTCAAATTAAGGCCATATCAATTTATGTATTAAACAAGACTATTTCTTATCTCTCTTCTCGATTAATTTCTCAATACTCAACATCTCATCGCGATAGCGCGCTGCATTCAAAAAATCTAAATCTTTTGCTGCTTGCTCCATATTTTTCTTGGCTGCTTTCATTAGTGACTCTAAATCTTTTTGAGACATATATTTAAAAATCTCTTCGGCAACTGATTTAGATTCGGTATCGTGTGGCTTATACACTTTTGGTTTGTTAGCTGGCAATATTTCTGTCAATACCTCCGACTGTTTTTTTACAATCTGTTTGGGAGTGATATTGTGCTTTTTATTAAACTCTATCTGTTTTGACCTTCGGCGATTGGTCTCATCAATAGTGAGCTGCATTGAGTTGGTTATTTTGTCGGCGTACATTATAACTTTACCGTTTAAATTTCTAGCTGCTCTTCCTGCTGTCTGTGTTAAAGAGCGTTCTGAACGTAAAAATCCTTCTTTATCTGCATCTAATATTG is a window from the Bacteroidales bacterium genome containing:
- a CDS encoding DUF58 domain-containing protein; the encoded protein is MQTSDLLKKVRKIEIKTRGLTRQVFAGRYHSAFKGRGMTFSEVREYQYGDPIRDIDWNVTARFNHPYVKVFEEERELTVMLIVDLSGSRNFGSDSIMKRDLMTELAAVLSFSAIQNNDKVGVIFFTNKIEKFIPPKKGRTHILRIITELLTFEPEEQGTDINNALEFFTGAIKKRCTAFLISDFIDTGYERSMMIANNKHDLVALRISDPLEDALPNVGLIRMLDAETNKEFWVDTSRTKNRELYQQWKEKLSQYFSKSITRSGVDSVDIRTDEDYVIPLMKMFKMRSM
- a CDS encoding AAA domain-containing protein; this encodes MNSTVDIRELNERIKLESAFTELIILEMNKVIVGQKKLVESLLIGLLSDGHILLEGVPGLAKTLAISTLAQTVDAGFNRIQFTPDLLPADVIGTMIYSQKKETFEVKKGPVFTNFVLADEINRAPAKVQSALLEAMQEKQVTIGDTTHKLPNPFLVLATQNPIEQEGTYPLPEAQMDRFMLKAVVDYPAIEEEKLIMRQNLLKEYPKANKVVTADEIVKAREVVKEVYLDEKIEKYIVDIVFATRFPDQYKLPELKEMIFYGGSPRASISMARAAKAYAFIKRRGYVIPEDIRSVCHDVLRHRIGVTYQAEAENITSEDIIDQVLNTIEVP
- the truA gene encoding tRNA pseudouridine(38-40) synthase TruA, which produces MRYFIKIAFCGTNYFGWQKQLDAVTVQEVLSERISKLLRSETDIVGAGRTDTGVHALVYYAHFDTVEKIEDCENMVYRLNKMLPNDIVVYDIFSVDSNAHARYDAISRTYHYYIDTQKNPFTEKFMSYRYQPTDFDLMNEAAMYLLQVSDFSSFCKTGSDNKTTICKVTEAQWHQINSSQYFFRITADRFLRNMVRAIVGTLFDVGEKKISLDEFYSIINKRDRCEAGESVEAKGLFLADVRYPFIKGKDGISINHEPLIFI
- a CDS encoding agmatinase family protein; amino-acid sequence: MNKNSFNPHDTGIKNGNYFGFPNNPDSCDVLLISVPWDVTVSYRHGTSLGPESIIEASVQLDFFDYEIKNAWETSIASLPISNEIKKQNSELRKLAEEIIQKLELGEPLDEKLINNQKHINAQCAKLNRSIKDICSAHLSDNKHIGIVGGDHSVPLGLIEALCEKHDSFGILHIDAHADLRDSYEGFEFSHASIMFNVLKHKNISKLVQVAIRDVSAPEVLLSETDKRISVFSDYHLKEAEYNGKTWNQQCLEIVEQLPEKVYISFDIDGLTPDLCPNTGTPVPGGLDFNKVIHLLHVLHRSGKTIVGFDLCEVAPGKDNDWDANVGTRVLYKLCQISINNEQLRITNTVS
- a CDS encoding glycosyltransferase family 2 protein encodes the protein MIKNKVITVVLPAYNAEQTLERTYNEIPFDIVDNVVLVDDCSKDNTIEVANKIGIKHIIKHEKNRGYGGNQKTCYNKALELNSDIVIMLHPDYQYDPALIHSMAYLIANDAYPVVFGSRILGGGALRGGMPIYKYIANRMLTLFQNIMLNQKLSEYHTGYRAFSANVLQSIDYEKLSDDFIFDNQMIAQVFNAGFEIAEITCPTKYFKEASSINLSRSIKYGLGVIGVSFKYFFHKTGIKKCSYLKKK
- a CDS encoding glycosyltransferase family 39 protein, yielding MGLKIKDKNYIIISVLGIIIFSLFLGQVNLFDWDEINFAESAREMLVTGDFLTVQINFEPFWEKPPLFIWMQALSMWIFGVNEFAARFPNAICGVVTLLVLYRMGKEMKNKTFGIIWVLSYACSFLPFFYFKSGIIDPWFNLFIFLGIYHATKYADKDYTGRRTRQAILSGLFIGLGTLTKGPVAILIFALVGAILLIIRKFEIKFKIKDILLFIGVLAFTGGFWFILQILTGNYHVMADFIEYQIRLFKTQDAGHGGFLLYHFVVVFLGVFPASIFALLGLRKPKSITDYEKHIRQVMIILLFTVLILFTIVKTKILHYSSLAYFPVTYLATWSIYEIVNKKHRVKWWTNVLIILVALIFAIPMFLISVFDNIKPWLLVKGRIKDVFAVANLQADVNWTGFEFIIGLVLLIGVLYYLLTIKINIKRGLLAIAISSFLYINLTLIFVITKVEGYTQRAAIDFYKSMQDADVYVETLGFKSYAHYFYTLKPKSESLESSNKDWLINGHVDKDVYFVSKNDRVENYLNKYPNLKVIGEKNGFVFITRKDVLKTDYDKE
- a CDS encoding ATP-grasp domain-containing protein gives rise to the protein MFIGLTYDLKSLYLSQGYLPDQVAEFDSEETISAIENTLNLLGHKTERIGNIHELTIALAKRKRWDLVFNIAEGMFGRGREAQIPALLEAFEIPFTFSDSLTMALTLEKSATKRFLRDQGISTGAFWVIDSMDELKKPNFNYPLFVKPVAEGSGKGIDEAPIVNNFRELKADVEKLLTIYGQRVLIEEYLPGREFTVGIVGTGKNAKVIGNIEIIFTDPKSNKIYNLETKNDYENRVIYKPCSGPLSKALHELALKTYRLLNCRDAGRVDIKLNKVGVPTFLEINPLAGINPIHSDLPILSRMNGLDYTELIRLIIASASERVVNNKHVLFDYYSTIGKSVKNRNTQK
- a CDS encoding ATP-grasp domain-containing protein produces the protein MKIAILYNKVSENAADDESDVLDQVELVENNLIKLGHTVKHIQITLDMQSTKNELIDGDYDAVFNLAESIDNHGELITFGPALVDVLKIPYSGSSYEAIFLTTNKPVTKILLEHSSILTPQTISPQNINAIDINKRYIIKPIWEDGSLFLDEDCVVYGKELIDRIIDIDFRYFFVEQYIDGREFNISILAQLSKEPQVLKPAEIVFKNYSGDKPKIVGYSAKWAEESFEYKNTVREFPSIGQTLHDKLNKVCTDCWKLFKLKGYARVDIRLDEHENPYVLEINANPCISPDSGFVAALKESGITETEAIERIINDLNN
- a CDS encoding GNAT family N-acetyltransferase translates to MDISNIKLRTNINKEDLITLPEITKLSEYFYDEEVEIVEEIANETYNNPICGYLWVIAEVDNKTVGFATYGKVPGSFHSWDLYWIVTGKSLKGCGIGKKILNFVESEVVKNSGKLLIAETSGRELYYDTRAFYIACGYMLEAVIKEFYGPSDDKMFYVKRF